ACTAAAAACTATCATCACTAGCCATTGTGACTTCCACTATCATCAGAATTTCACGTTCAGCTcctatttatatatgttggtcTCATACTAAATCGAATTCACTAAATTCGATTTATACGTATAGCTCAATGCATACTAAATCGACAACGGTCGATTCGATTTACCATAGCCACCATCTTTATAAATCGAATTTGTCTCATTCGATTTATTAAGAACATGTAAATTGAATTGGTTTagttcattttattattgtatcaTGTAAATTGAATACGTCTGATTTGATTTACTGGGACTTTACCTAATTCGAGTATGCTCGATTTAATTTATAGTTAACACAACATTCCTATGTAAATTAATACATCCCAATTCGATTTACTACTATAATTTAAATTTGCCTAATTCCATTTATATAATAACATGCATGGAGACATCCACATAACATTTTTAACTTTGGGCGATTCGCATAATATTTGGATGGCTTTGATTTATTTGAATGTTTCAccctaaatttaatcaaaaagaaaactgccataataaaagaaaataaggaattagctaaaatatattttaaaattatatattaaaattagtgattAAAAATGTTTCACAATCATGttatacacaaaaaattaaatatcaaatcagttattcgtataaaatatattttaaaatataaaagatatattaaaaatgagttaaaaatacaaaatttagtttttaaaaatatttgttacacattaattgaaaaataaataaaaacacacaCCCCATTAACTCaatgcattgatttttttttcacagTATCATTTAGTTCAGAAAATTAAGAACTAATTCGTTACGAATGATctatatttaagaatttatcactaatcaataaattactacatatataagataaaattcaaactgctaatatttatttaaatagactAGTAAATTAATCACTAGATAAATTCAAATTGATTCTCAATACATTAAATTTAATCGAAACAAAACATGCCATGATAAAAATACAAAGAATTAGCTAAAATAAacttctgtttaattttgtaaatatatttattaataatttattaagaaataattaaaatttatactaccaataattttatcatgtatttttaacattatcttaattaaattcaaaaacaatCAATTTATGTTAATTGAATAGTTAGTTCacttacttatttaaataagtgttgAGTTTAAATCCCATCTTTATATGTATCCATTCATTTGCGAGTTACCAATCTTCAAATAGAACTCATATTGATTAGTCATTGACTAATAAAATCGAAAAAATAATGTGCAATTACCAATCTTCAAATAGAACTCATATTGATTAGTCATTGACTAATAAAATCGAAAAAATAATGTGCAAAAAATTCCAACGGTCAAATGAATACAGTTGTATTTAGAGGTCTTCAAGACTTGATCCGAATCGGAGACATATTTTATTGggtttaaatttttctttttctttcttcttttttatctgATGTTATTTTTGAATCGGGTTCAGATTTTATTTCGGTGTGACTCGAGATTACTTTTtacgatatatatatatatcgggttcaaatttttcttttttttttatctgatGTTATTTTTGAATCGGATTCAGATTTTGTTTCGGTGCGGCtcgattaaaataaaattttattattttaatatataaaatttataaatttatatatactaatattttatcaaatcgAAAGTCACTTTGAACCAGATTAAAATagacaaattattattttaaaaccgAATTCAAACCTACATAAACCCGATCCAACACGACCATGAACACCCCTCCATTAACAATTTAACATGGATTGGCCCATTCCTCTAAATGTAAGATCTGTAAATGTCActttgttcaaaaaaaaaaatctgtaaATGTCACTATTATTAGAGTATCTAGCTCCATGTCTCCATGTTTACCACCCAATACGGCAATACCCATCCATGCTAGATTAAAtgaaactaagagaagccaacCACTCCCATCTTGCGCCACGTGCAACAGTTCCACACACAATTAATTCTGTTCGATTACATCAGAATTTTCCAAATGATTTTGGTTTTTGGACTTAGTAGATTTAGCTTCATTCTTAGAAGGAATCTTGTTCACTAATCACTATCCATAGCATGCTCGTTTCAGTTTCACATATGATGTGACGACGTCTCACTCATCAAATTTGCATGGCCTATAAAAATCTCTCTGGATTGTCAAAATTTAAACGTTGCCGTCTTGTGTTGTGCCTCTCTTGAAGGTGAGTCAGTGAAACcattccatcttcttctttcatcACTGTTTTTATCCATGGCTATTTCACTTGTTCCTTGCAATTTTGTTGATTTGTGTGTGCGCGCGCGTGTTCGTAAACAGTAAAATTTTGCCCTTTTCCGTGCATTATATGCTAATCAAAGCGTTTTCTATTAATAGTTTATTGCCTTATGTTTTGTAATATTTGCTATGTACTTTTTcccaatttttatcaaatttctcTTGTTTGTGTTGCTGACAAGAGCCATGTTTGGTCACGCCTCGTTTTTTCTAATCTCTGTTTAGCCGGTTATAGTATCTCTCTTGATTGATCCCGTTTCTAATTTTTGGGATTGAAAATCCCTGTACCGAACCGTATTTCTGGCTCGAGAGTCGAGACACTTGCCAAACACAATCTTTGTGGAGTAAATGGATCCGTTGAAAGAGTTTAGAGTGGACGAGTATACACAAAAAGATTGGTAAATACTAAAGTACACGGAAAGATTGTTTTGATGGGCAAAAGTGTATTAGTGGGTTTGTAAGAGGTAAGACGTAATTTTGTCCATCAAAACAATCTTTAGATGTACTTtgatatttatgaattttgatgtGTATTTTTGTCTACTTCAAATTCTTTCACGTGTACTTTTGTCTCTTTATTCATCTTTGTATGAACATAGTGTATTCTATATAATCTGTTTCTGTTTTGTAACTGGTTTAATTTATAGTTAGTTGTTTCATTtggtaattaataattaataatagggAATTAGGGATTTTGATGACAGGTTAACTATCAACATGTCTTATGCATCTAAAGATATGGTGATTTCATTGGCAATACTATTGCTTATGTTAGGCACACCATGCTCAAGTGCTTTTTGGAAGACTCGGAATAAGATTAAGACAGCTGTTTATCTTTCTCCCAAGATTGAACTTGGGCCAGGGTCAGTTTCGAATAAATTTTACTATGATATTGAGTTTCCAAGAGGTCATGTTGCGATTAAGAGTTTCAATGCTGAAGTAGTTGATGAAGCTGGAAACCCTGTACCTCTCCATAAAACTTATCTCCACCATTGGATTATTGTTGGATACCATGAATCCAAATCAAAACTTGCGACACACACAAAACATGATCTTCATCGTGTGGTTCGTGTGTCAGACTCAGTCTCAAAGTCACATATTATACTAAGAAATAGTGGCGTATGTCAGGGAAATATTCTTGGACAGTATTTTGGACTTGGATCCGAAACACGAGGAACGGCTACGGATATTCCAGATCCTTTTGGGATAGAAATAGGAAATCCTGCAGAAATTCCAGAAGGATATGAGGAGAAATGGTTGCTCAATGTCCACGCCATCGATACACGAGGTGTAGAGGATAAGCTAGGCTGCACTGAGTGTAAGTGTCACCTTTATAATGTTACAGTCAATGAATATGGCAACCCTTTGCCTCCAGATTACACAGGGGGTTTGTACTGTTGCTATGATGAGACTCAGTGCAGGTTGAAGAAAGGCTTTCAAGGTCCAAAGAGAAGCCTCTATCTGAGATACACTGTGAAATGGATTGATTGGGACGAATATGTTGTTCCTGTTAAGATTTATATAATTGATGTGACTGATACTTTGAAAATATCAGATACTTCAAATATAGCAAGCTCAAATCATGATTGCCGGGTAAGTGATTTCATCACAAAACATGTATATTGTCTCGATCAAAATTTAACTACATAACATATTTTACTCTTCTTTTGTTACAGATTGAGTATGAAGTTGATCCTTGCAACATAGACCCCAAGAAAGGTAATGGTTGTCTTGATGTGAAGAGGACAACCGTTCCATTGGAAAAGGGTGGTTATGTGGTCTATGCTGTAGCTCATCAGCATTCAGGTGGAATCGGATCAACTCTATATGGACAGGTGATGATCAATAGTTATTCTTAATATTTGGATATTACTTTCTAGTGCCATGACTTCATATGAAAAGTTGTTATTTCAACCTGTAATGAATAATGATTCTGTCCTCTAAATTCAAAGGTCTCACAGATCAATTTCTGTTTTCTGTTCATCGTCCGGTGTGATATTTTCAAGTTAGGATCATaggtgaaaaatattttggtcAAGCACAATTTGGCCTTGTTTTGCAATTTGAAAGCTGATATATGTCTTGATCAAAAAGTTAAGAaaaccatccatgaggtggtcaaacgagatctataTGTAAACGATTTctttgtagacatgatacatgatagagcacaatggcgtcgtttgattcatgtagccgaccccacttaatgggataaggctttgttgttgttgttgttgttgttgttctgaAATTTGTGCACCCTGGTTTTCAGGATGGAAGGGTTATATGTACCTCCATGGCAAATTATGGAACTGGGGATAATGCAGGAAATGAATCAGGTTACATTGTAGGAATGACCACTTGTTATCCTAAACCAGGTTCTGTAAAGATCATTGATGGCGAAAAATTAACTCTGGAGTCTAACTACAGCAGCACCACGCGAGGTCACACCGGAGTCATGGGGCTTTTCTACCTACTGGTTGCAGAACAGCTTCCTCATCAACATTAGTTCACTCATTCCTCTCCTTTCTTCAGGAATATAAACAATGTATTTAACTCATTTTGGTAATAATGTTAATAGGAGTGGTGTGTCatgtaataatataatataaatatgtgGAAAGTAAAATAAGTTATAGGATATGAtacttataaattaaattaaattaatatcttatatgataaaaaaataaattaggtttatttattgaaaaactTATGGGGTCAACAattgttagtattttttgttattatttaattagtacaaatattaaattgtcTTTAACAattgttagtattttttgttattattttctgtCGCGTGTGTATCCGTATCAACTAGGTCAGTATAATGAACACCATTTTTGATTTTTCAGTTGGGTTTGACAAACCCAAGTGAATATAAAGAATCGATATgtctaagttttaaaaaaattaaatacttaaaatgtatttttaaatcctTAAAGACTTAAATATTCGCATTTCACAGATCAGAAGGTCAAGGACGTATTGTccttctctctattttttttatgtgaaaattATTTACACTCCATTTAGTTTGTCCTCACTCCGTTGGAGATTGTTCATTTTTcatgactatttttttttttggtagtcAAATTTCTAAGCATTGTTAGGTTGTTGGTACTTGGTAGTAACCAATGaggttttggatttttttttctaatatattgTTTATTCTTTGCTGTTGTTCTATTTGATAATGATTAGTTGTAGATACTATTGTTTTCGATTTGATatctttgaattttcttttttaaagtaGTCCCATTTTATTATCTCTTTATGATTCTTTAGTTTTGGGATAGTTTTAGTTATTAGAGGTTCTATTTGCGGTTTAAgaatagattatttttttttaatctaaaatatGGTTAGATTTTTTTATGTGGATTGGTacgtatattttttgttataagaGGAGTTTTCTATATTGGTTTCATTGTGTCTCGAGATTTTGTTATTATTCTCTTGTTTTTTCACTCTTCATATTATATGAGATATTCTAACTGCATAATTAACTGAAAATTGATACTTTTGGCAGAATTAGTGtataaactaattttatattGCTTTCAGTTAAGTATATTTATCAtgcatattatttttatatacctGGATGAGTTTAATTTTCACTGAAGCAAATCAAATTTAAAGCCGTTGTTTgactatttaaattaaaactatattattttaaataaaaatgctaTCTTTACACTATTACATGACAAGTTCTCATTTTGTTCATTCATATCTTAATTCATGACTCAattctatatatacatatatgaaaattaaaatatgcataaaaaaatttttgtctaTCAATATGTAATTAGGTAGTGTTAATAATGAATATTATTACATATATCAATTATAGCTATGCACATAGTGACATAGCAAGCTATGATgactttttttgtttaaatttaaaactaagggtggagctaaatgaaatattagagggaaaaaaaaatatttacacaataaaataatactaaaataaaattttaaggagggctaaattaaaatttacatataatttacatgtaaaaaaaataaaattaagggaCTATCACCCCCTTTCTATGTATGTAACTCCACTCCTGTTAAAAACACTTTAGCTTTTTCCTAATTAGAATAGTAGTTTACATATACTACATACACATGAATATGAAATATATTCTATTAAGAATAAGCTTTGTTATttgatacttttttttataggCACATGTGGTTGTGTTCTAAATTCCATtccattaattttaataaatgtataaattttataaaacatcACCAGATACAtgattgatattattattacataaaATTTACATAGTTAATCATTATCTGATCTTTAAAGGCAACTTAAGctttttgattgataattgcATACCAATATGTTTTGTATattgttatttataatttattttatgactgaattaattatttgaagaatttgaagtcataatttctttttttttttcattatcatcCAATATATTTTGCTTACAAACTATTATTGATGTTTCAAAGTTGTAAATACTAccttaaattttaaacttttttattttttatttgttacctTTTTGCTTAGTACTTAAGCTAGCAGaaattattattctttataattttttattagaccATGAAGTTCCACCATAATTTCTTAGGCATGATTATATTTTGTATCTTCTAATAATGTCAAATTAGCTTTAAAGAGAGTGAGTTGTTTATCgttgataaataaatatctcCTAGATCCTAATAATCAGTATATCAAAGAGTGGCTTCGTAAGTTTCATGCTAATATTCATTATTTgtattaatatatgtatattaacAAAGCAAAAAACATATGAATGTTTAATAGTTTTTTATGGCATTTATCTGAAGTTTGTAAAagcttttttcttatttctttttgattgggtgttttttaaattattttcatgttaaatttatatatttacctTGCCGAAACATTTAAAAATGATGTAgttgttttaatttgtatcctctctttccattttttttcgGAGTTCTTCAtcataatttgtaaaattttttcttcttaaattttagtgtacaaagtCTAATGCAATTGAAAAGTTTAAGCAGCTTGAGTTAtacttaaattcaaaatataattcagtatgaaaaaagacaataatataTACTTCATTTGAAAATctataattgtatttttttattatcatctatttttttattttggcttCTATTTtgttaatgtatatttataattttatatgaattttttttattatgtagcATGTGAAATTAGTGATAATTTTAAACTTTAGTGACATTACCTCATTTTTTAGTCGTCATTGTAGTGTTAGATGACCTTAATCATAGAAAAAAAGTTCATCTTTTCTAATGTGTGTGTATTATTTATCTATGATTATTAACAAGTCTTATAGGCAAACTTTAACGATAGAAGGATTATACTCGTCGAAACCTATTTTTACTTACGGTCAACTTTATATTACTCTTTcaaaagtaaaatcaaaatcaaagttaaagtattaattgaaaataattt
The genomic region above belongs to Arachis duranensis cultivar V14167 chromosome 3, aradu.V14167.gnm2.J7QH, whole genome shotgun sequence and contains:
- the LOC107481690 gene encoding LOW QUALITY PROTEIN: uncharacterized protein LOC107481690 (The sequence of the model RefSeq protein was modified relative to this genomic sequence to represent the inferred CDS: substituted 1 base at 1 genomic stop codon) — encoded protein: MAYKNLSGLSKFKRCRLVLCLSXRLTINMSYASKDMVISLAILLLMLGTPCSSAFWKTRNKIKTAVYLSPKIELGPGSVSNKFYYDIEFPRGHVAIKSFNAEVVDEAGNPVPLHKTYLHHWIIVGYHESKSKLATHTKHDLHRVVRVSDSVSKSHIILRNSGVCQGNILGQYFGLGSETRGTATDIPDPFGIEIGNPAEIPEGYEEKWLLNVHAIDTRGVEDKLGCTECKCHLYNVTVNEYGNPLPPDYTGGLYCCYDETQCRLKKGFQGPKRSLYLRYTVKWIDWDEYVVPVKIYIIDVTDTLKISDTSNIASSNHDCRIEYEVDPCNIDPKKGNGCLDVKRTTVPLEKGGYVVYAVAHQHSGGIGSTLYGQDGRVICTSMANYGTGDNAGNESGYIVGMTTCYPKPGSVKIIDGEKLTLESNYSSTTRGHTGVMGLFYLLVAEQLPHQH